A single region of the Cucumis melo cultivar AY chromosome 3, USDA_Cmelo_AY_1.0, whole genome shotgun sequence genome encodes:
- the LOC103487876 gene encoding ADP,ATP carrier protein 1, mitochondrial: MADQVQHPTIYQKVAGQLSLQSRVASGFRACDDGFRNPALYQRRAPITNYSNGAFQYPAVQSCVATTDLSRVATTASPIFVAAPAEKGNFMIDFLMGGVSAAVSKTAAAPIERVKLLIQNQDEMIKSGRLSEPYKGIGDCFKRTIKEEGFGSLWRGNTANVIRYFPTQALNFAFKDYFKRLFNFKKDRDGYWKWFAGNLASGGAAGASSLLFVYSLDYARTRLANDAKAAKKGGERQFNGLVDVYRKTLQSDGIAGLYRGFNISCVGIIVYRGLYFGMYDSLKPVLLTGKMQDSFFASFALGWLITNGAGLASYPIDTVRRRMMMTSGEAVKYKSSLDAFSQILKNEGAKSLFKGAGANILRAVAGAGVLAGYDKLQVIVFGKKYGSGGA, from the exons ATGGCTGATCAGGTTCAACATCCCACTATCTATCAGAAGGTTGCTGGTCAGCTCTCCCTTCAGTCGAGGGTTGCTTCGGGTTTTCGTGCCTGTGATGATGGCTTTAGGAATCCTGCACTCTATCAGAGACGTGCACCAATCACCAATTATTCCAATGGTGCTTTTCAATACCCTGCAGTGCAATCCTGTGTAGCTACAACTGACCTTTCTAGGGTTGCCACAACTGCTTCCCCCATTTTTGTTGCTGCCCCTGCTGAGAAAGGAAACTTTATGATTGACTTTCTTATGGGCGGTGTGTCTGCTGCTGTGTCCAAGACAGCCGCTGCCCCAATTGAGCGTGTCAAACTCTTGATTCAAAATCAGGATGAGATGATTAAATCCGGACGTTTGTCTGAGCCATACAAGGGTATTGGTGATTGTTTTAAGCGCACAATCAAAGAGGAGGGTTTCGGTTCATTGTGGAGAGGAAACACTGCCAATGTCATCCGTTATTTCCCCACTCAA GCATTGAACTTTGCTTTTAAGGATTACTTCAAGAGACTTTTCAACTTCAAGAAAGACAGGGATGGTTACTGGAAATGGTTTGCCGGTAACCTGGCATCCGGTGGTGCAGCTGGTGCTTCATCCCTTCTTTTTGTTTACTCTCTTGACTATGCTCGTACCCGATTGGCAAATGACGCCAAAGCTGCCAAGAAGGGTGGAGAAAGGCAATTCAATGGACTGGTTGATGTCTACAGGAAGACGTTGCAGTCTGATGGTATTGCTGGTCTATATCGTGGGTTTAACATTTCTTGCGTTGGTATCATCGTGTACCGTGGTTTATACTTTGGAATGTACGATTCTCTGAAGCCTGTTTTGTTGACCGGGAAGATGCAG GATAGTTTCTTCGCAAGCTTTGCCCTCGGTTGGCTCATCACCAACGGTGCTGGTCTTGCATCCTACCCAATTGACACTGTTCGTAGAAGAATGATGATGACGTCTGGTGAAGCAGTGAAGTACAAGAGCTCATTGGATGCCTTCTCTCAGATCTTGAAGAACGAAGGTGCCAAGTCTCTCTTCAAGGGTGCTGGTGCTAACATTCTCCGTGCCGTTGCTGGTGCTGGTGTGCTTGCCGGTTACGATAAGTTGCAGGTGATCGTCTTCGGGAAGAAATACGGATCTGGTGGCGCTTAA
- the LOC103488539 gene encoding ADP,ATP carrier protein 1, mitochondrial-like isoform X1 has protein sequence MADQVQHPTLYQKVSGQLSLQSRVALGFRACDDGFRNPALYQRRAPITNYSNAAFQYPAVQSCAATTDLSRVASTASPIFVAAPAEKGNFMIDFLMGGVSAAVSKTAAAPIERVKLLIQNQDEMIKSGRLSEPYKGIGDCFKRTIKEEGFGSLWRGNTANVIRYFPTQALNFAFKDYFKRLFNFKKDRDGYWKWFAGNLASGGAAGASSLLFVYSLDYARTRLANDAKAAKKGGERQFNGLVDVYRKTLQSDGIAGLYRGFNISCVGIIVYRGLYFGMYDSLKPVLLTGKMQDSFFASFALGWLITNGAGLASYPIDTVRRRMMMTSGEAVKYKSSLDAFSQILKNEGAKSLFKGAGANILRAVAGAGVLAGYDKLQVIVFGKKYGSGGA, from the exons ATGGCTGATCAGGTTCAACATCCGACTCTCTATCAGAAGGTTTCTGGTCAGCTCTCCCTTCAGTCGAGGGTTGCTTTGGGCTTCCGGGCTTGTGATGATGGCTTTAGGAATCCTGCACTCTATCAGAGACGTGCCCCAATCACCAATTATTCTAATGCTGCTTTTCAGTACCCTGCTGTGCAATCCTGTGCAGCTACAACTGACCTTTCTAGGGTTGCTTCAACTGCTTCCCCCATTTTTGTTGCTGCCCCTGCTGAGAAAGGAAACTTTATGATTGACTTTCTTATGGGTGGTGTGTCTGCTGCTGTGTCCAAGACAGCCGCTGCCCCAATTGAGCGTGTCAAACTCTTGATTCAAAATCAGGATGAGATGATTAAATCTGGACGTTTGTCTGAGCCATACAAGGGTATTGGTGATTGTTTTAAGCGCACAATCAAAGAGGAGGGTTTCGGTTCATTGTGGAGAGGAAACACTGCCAATGTCATCCGTTATTTCCCCACTCAA GCATTGAACTTTGCTTTTAAGGATTACTTCAAGAGACTTTTCAACTTCAAGAAAGACAGGGATGGTTACTGGAAATGGTTTGCTGGTAACCTGGCATCCGGTGGTGCAGCTGGTGCTTCATCTCTTCTTTTTGTTTACTCTCTTGACTATGCTCGTACCCGATTGGCAAATGACGCCAAAGCTGCCAAGAAGGGTGGAGAAAGGCAATTCAATGGATTGGTCGATGTCTACAGGAAGACATTGCAGTCTGATGGTATTGCTGGCCTTTACCGTGGATTTAACATTTCTTGCGTTGGTATCATCGTGTACCGTGGTTTATACTTTGGAATGTACGATTCTCTGAAGCCTGTTTTGTTGACCGGGAAGATGCAG GATAGTTTCTTCGCTAGCTTTGCCCTTGGTTGGCTCATCACCAATGGTGCTGGTCTCGCATCCTACCCAATTGACACTGTTCGTAGAAGAATGATGATGACATCTGGTGAAGCAGTGAAGTACAAGAGCTCATTGGATGCCTTCTCTCAGATCTTGAAGAACGAAGGTGCCAAGTCTCTCTTCAAGGGTGCTGGTGCTAACATTCTCCGTGCCGTTGCTGGTGCTGGTGTGCTTGCCGGTTACGATAAGTTGCAGGTGATCGTCTTCGGGAAGAAATACGGATCTGGTGGCGCTTAA
- the LOC103488539 gene encoding ADP,ATP carrier protein 1, mitochondrial-like isoform X2 — translation MADQVQHPTLYQKVSGQLSLQSRVALGFRACDDGFRNPALYQRRAPITNYSNAAFQYPAVQSCAATTDLSRVASTASPIFVAAPAEKGNFMIDFLMGGVSAAVSKTAAAPIERVKLLIQNQDEMIKSGRLSEPYKGIGDCFKRTIKEEGFGSLWRGNTANVIRYFPTQALNFAFKDYFKRLFNFKKDRDGYWKWFAGNLASGGAAGASSLLFVYSLDYARTRLANDAKAAKKGGERQFNGLVDVYRKTLQSDGIAGLYRGFNISCVGIIVYRGLYFGMYDSLKPVLLTGKMQVSLLLCPWLAHHQWCWSRILPN, via the exons ATGGCTGATCAGGTTCAACATCCGACTCTCTATCAGAAGGTTTCTGGTCAGCTCTCCCTTCAGTCGAGGGTTGCTTTGGGCTTCCGGGCTTGTGATGATGGCTTTAGGAATCCTGCACTCTATCAGAGACGTGCCCCAATCACCAATTATTCTAATGCTGCTTTTCAGTACCCTGCTGTGCAATCCTGTGCAGCTACAACTGACCTTTCTAGGGTTGCTTCAACTGCTTCCCCCATTTTTGTTGCTGCCCCTGCTGAGAAAGGAAACTTTATGATTGACTTTCTTATGGGTGGTGTGTCTGCTGCTGTGTCCAAGACAGCCGCTGCCCCAATTGAGCGTGTCAAACTCTTGATTCAAAATCAGGATGAGATGATTAAATCTGGACGTTTGTCTGAGCCATACAAGGGTATTGGTGATTGTTTTAAGCGCACAATCAAAGAGGAGGGTTTCGGTTCATTGTGGAGAGGAAACACTGCCAATGTCATCCGTTATTTCCCCACTCAA GCATTGAACTTTGCTTTTAAGGATTACTTCAAGAGACTTTTCAACTTCAAGAAAGACAGGGATGGTTACTGGAAATGGTTTGCTGGTAACCTGGCATCCGGTGGTGCAGCTGGTGCTTCATCTCTTCTTTTTGTTTACTCTCTTGACTATGCTCGTACCCGATTGGCAAATGACGCCAAAGCTGCCAAGAAGGGTGGAGAAAGGCAATTCAATGGATTGGTCGATGTCTACAGGAAGACATTGCAGTCTGATGGTATTGCTGGCCTTTACCGTGGATTTAACATTTCTTGCGTTGGTATCATCGTGTACCGTGGTTTATACTTTGGAATGTACGATTCTCTGAAGCCTGTTTTGTTGACCGGGAAGATGCAGGTCAGTTTGCTG CTTTGCCCTTGGTTGGCTCATCACCAATGGTGCTGGTCTCGCATCCTACCCAATTGA
- the LOC103487875 gene encoding probable serine/threonine-protein kinase At1g01540: MSNYAFLNDQLSKRTSIFGLRLWVVLGICVGAAIVIVLFLISLWFTSRRNSSNKSKPSLNPIIPNVSKEIQEIRIDHSRNTTHSDPKVQLASNPEPLPEAEPLATLLETEEGSPPSGRHRIHIEIGKDHRISYPERGGGSSHGSGEARSGDQAPMTVPEVSHLGWGHWYTLRELEYSTNSFADENVIGEGGYGIVYRGVLEDNTVVAIKNLLNNRGQAEKEFKVEVEAIGRVRHKNLVRLLGYCAEGAHRILVYEYIDNGNLEQWLHGEVGPCSPLTWDIRMNIIVGTAKGLTYLHEGLEPKVVHRDIKSSNILLDKQWNPKVSDFGLAKLLGSERSYVTTRVMGTFGYVAPEYASTGMLNEKSDVYSFGILIMEIISGRNPVDYSRPSGEVNLVEWLKTMVSNRNAEGVLDPKLPEKPSTRALKRALLVALRCVDPNVQKRPKMGHVIHMLEADEFPFRDDRRVGREPGRSLLKEKLMERLVSESGESSGYESGATQASRHLWRKQELEEQQPREPHTLR; this comes from the exons ATGTCTAATTATGCCTTCTTGAATGACCAGCTCTCGAAGCGGACATCCATTTTCGGTTTGCGTTTGTGGGTTGTTTTGGGTATTTGTGTTGGTGCCGCCATTGTTATTGTTCTGTTCCTCATTTCCTTATGGTTCACTTCCAGGCGTAACAGTTCCAATAAATCTAAACCCTCTTTGAACCCCATTATCCCAAATGTGTCTAAGGAAATCCAGGAAATACGGATTGACCATTCTCGGAATACAACTCATTCTGACCCTAAAGTTCAATTGGCTTCTAACCCTGAGCCTTTGCCGGAGGCAGAGCCTTTAGCGACGCTGCTTGAGACGGAAGAAGGAAGCCCACCTAGTGGACGCCATAGAATTCACATTGAAATTGGGAAGGACCATCGGATTTCTTACCCAGAGAGAGGTGGCGGTTCGTCCCACGGTAGTGGAGAGGCTCGGTCTGGTGATCAGGCGCCAATGACTGTGCCGGAGGTTTCGCATTTGGGTTGGGGGCATTGGTATACTCTCAGAGAGCTTGAGTATTCTACTAATAGTTTTGCGGATGAAAATGTAATTGGTGAAGGCGGATATGGTATTGTGTACCGTGGGGTTCTTGAGGACAACACCGTGGTAGCTATCAAAAATTTGCTCAATAACAG AGGACAAGCTGAGAAGGAGTTTAAGGTTGAAGTGGAAGCAATTGGACGTGTTCGCCACAAGAATCTGGTGCGTTTGCTTGGCTATTGTGCTGAAGGAGCTCACAG GATACTTGTCTATGAGTACATTGATAATGGGAACTTGGAACAGTGGCTTCATGGAGAAGTTGGACCTTGTAGCCCTCTAACATGGGACATTCGAATGAATATAATTGTTGGAACAGCGAAAGG GTTAACATACCTCCACGAGGGACTCGAGCCTAAGGTTGTTCACCGTGATATCAAGTCAAGTAACATTTTGCTTGACAAGCAGTGGAATCCGAAGGTCTCTGACTTCGGCCTAGCAAAGCTTTTAGGCTCAGAAAGGAGTTATGTAACAACTCGTGTGATGGGAACTTTCGG ATACGTAGCTCCAGAATATGCAAGTACTGGCATGTTAAATGAAAAAAGTGATGTATATAGTTTTGGAATCCTCATTATGGAGATAATTTCAGGGAGAAATCCAGTAGATTATAGCCGTCCTTCAGGAGAG GTCAACCTAGTTGAGTGGCTTAAAACAATGGTTAGTAATCGAAACGCTGAGGGAGTTCTGGATCCTAAGTTGCCTGAGAAGCCTTCAACAAGGGCACTGAAGCGTGCTCTATTAGTAGCGTTACGGTGTGTGGATCCTAATGTTCAGAAGAGGCCTAAAATGGGGCATGTAATTCATATGCTTGAAGCAGACGAGTTTCCTTTCCGAGAT GATCGTAGAGTGGGACGAGAACCAGGACGATCACTACTGAAGGAAAAGCTCATGGAAAGGCTTGTGAGTGAATCTGGAGAAAGCAGTGGGTACGAAAGTGGAGCAACGCAAGCAAGCCGACATCTATGGAGAAAGCAAGAACTTGAAGAACAACAGCCTCGCGAACCTCACACTTTAAGATGA
- the LOC103487874 gene encoding transcription factor SPATULA-like, producing the protein MADLYGTSPSSDVVGLPHDPEDFSSFINHHLQTTTSSTSSPSCVSFKNKFMPLLHSQPPWHSSPMFSRRPDSTSVPGMSCMLDFPEDRLHSSRVLNHALSDCSVRDVRFADASYLAVNSTCGGVKLSDPGDFVKESSDNAFSSSGAVDSDTNAPLKRRGLSSENDLGDFSCDSEGGDLPEVPSSTDLPRNSSKRSRSAEVHNMSEKRRRRRINEKMKALQNLIPNSNKTDKASMLDEAIEYLKQLQLQVQMLSMRNGLSLQPMCLPGVLQPIQLPQMGLDFDVGNAFLTSRRGIDTSSTRNEGCPMQSTFNLTNKCNLSDQSIAIPSVPNTTTSETAFGFEPTIQGYNGEFNLSSDFKDGEHAAQLDCTRTGKESTDAS; encoded by the exons ATGGCGGATCTCTACGGAACTTCCCCTTCTTCCGATGTTGTGGGTTTGCCCCATGACCCTGAAGATTTCTCTTCTTTCATTAATCACCACCTTCAAACCACTACTTCTTCTACTTCTTCCCCTTCTTGTGTTTCCTTCAAGAACAAGTTCATGCCCTTGTTGCATTCTCAACCTCCTTGGCACTCTTCGCCGATGTTTTCTCGCCGGCCGGATTCCACCTCTGTTCCCGGTATGTCCTGCATGCTCGATTTTCCAGAGGATCGGCTTCACTCCAGTCGTGTTTTGAACCACGCTTTGTCGGATTGTAGTGTTAGGGATGTGAGATTTGCTGATGCTTCGTATTTAGCTGTGAACTCAACTTGCGGCGGCGTGAAATTGTCGGATCCTGGTGATTTTGTCAAAGAAAGTTCCGACAACGCCTTTTCTTCCTCCGGCGCTGTTGATTCCGATACGAATGCACCGTTGAAGAGAAGGGGTCTTTCGTCTGAAAATGATCTCGGGGATTTCAGTTGCGATAGCGAG GGTGGGGATTTGCCTGAAGTTCCATCCAGTACTGATCTGCCTCGAAATTCATCAAAGAGAAGTAGAAGCGCTGAGGTCCATAATATGTCGGAGAAG AGACGAAGAAGGAGGATCAATGAGAAAATGAAAGCCCTTCAGAACTTAATTCCCAATTCAAACAAG ACGGACAAAGCTTCAATGTTGGATGAAGCAATTGAGTATTTGAAGCAGCTTCAACTTCAAGTCCAG ATGTTATCAATGAGAAATGGCTTGAGTTTGCAACCAATGTGCTTGCCAGGAGTGCTGCAGCCAATTCAACTACCTCAGATGGGGTTGGACTTTGACGTAGGAAATGCATTTCTAACATCCCGAAGAGGAATAGACACATCGTCTACTAGGAACGAAGGATGTCCCATGCAATCTACATTCAATCTTACCAACAAATGTAACCTTTCAGATCAGTCAATTGCCATCCCTTCTGTGCCAAACACCACAACCTCAGAAACTGCATTTGGTTTTGAACCCACGATTCAGGGTTACAATGGGGAGTTTAACCTTTCCTCCGATTTCAAG GATGGCGAACACGCCGCACAGTTAGACTGCACTCGAACGGGGAAGGAGTCAACTGACGCTTCTTAG
- the LOC103487873 gene encoding probable E3 ubiquitin-protein ligase RHG1A: MQGQRSSVGSLSETINFEHGSSSNNPGNQPVYWNNVWNPAENRIPDYLLPTSDVNSGYVNSVSHEQRSLSRWSLGEPSSCDMQTEMLPDEQKAEIGWSSMASDADGPVTENRLCEPSNNPSLGHVNLSPLIIQNSNSNSNAIPHNLNLNSSFVSHGGDNSRVNEGTNVYKSSGPEEGRILCSNASDPLLLPSGNSGLPVVGNDGRPGSSLDGRRAPCKRKSIEGNVAQSSLSGSSNYSQHIESGSEAHLPVFPGRYNTGSRISIPPPPARMNQAPVRGAGELTSNNFSESIVAESSDSSQRNYRIRISSSNAQDSFASAGTAVRHPGPPSSQLPARLLPAEHILDLRPAPAVDNVSAQGQPIMIHVPALPRNLQPYRWNGSSTSRSGSSSSSAGERQVVQREEVRPSIMGRNVSEHPMFLPANELRGLVRSPSSRALASSNLAIPGNVASTSRVGSSSGVHPSSGPWIPPESSPTQFPRRLTEYVRRQLFASATNESGGRTSNYSQRSGSTSAQEMVLSSGSGRRGHHLLQPRSALWMERRGDGGLGLPYSLRTLASSAEGSDNNRLVSEHLRNVLGLVRRGESLRVEDVMILDQSLFFGMADIYDRHRDMRLDVDNMSYEELLALEERIGNVNTGLNEETIVARLKQKKHVNAVESQVEEEPCCVCQEEYVEGEDIGTLECGHDFHTACIKQWLMQKNLCPICKTTGLASRE; the protein is encoded by the exons ATGCAAGGGCAAAGGAGTAGTGTTGGTTCTTTGTCAGAAACAATAAACTTTGAACATGGATCTTCATCAAATAATCCTGGTAACCAACCGGTATACTGGAATAACGTGTGGAATCCAGCAGAAAACCGAATACCAGATTATTTATTACCTACTTCTGATGTAAATTCTGGATATGTAAACTCTGTGAGCCATGAACAACGAAGTTTGAGCCGATGGAGCTTGGGTGAACCTAGCTCTTGTGATATGCAAACTGAGATGCTGCCTGATGAGCAGAAAGCTGAAATTGGATGGTCTTCAATGGCTAGTGATGCAGATGGTCCTGTTACCGAAAACCGACTTTGTGAGCCATCAAATAATCCTTCACTGGGTCATGTGAATCTCAGCCCGCTGATTATACAaaattctaattctaattctaatGCTATTCCTCATAATCTCAACTTAAATTCAAGTTTTGTTAGTCATGGAGGTGACAATAGCAGAGTTAATGAAGGTACTAACGTGTATAAATCTAGTGGACCAGAAGAAGGGAGGATTTTATGTTCTAATGCGTCTGATCCTCTTCTACTTCCTTCTGGAAATAGTGGACTTCCAGTGGTTGGAAATGATGGTAGACCAGGCTCTTCATTGGATGGTCGGCGTGCGCCCTGCAAAAGAAAATCTATTGAAGGAAATGTTGCACAGTCCTCCCTAAGTGGAAGCAGTAACTACTCGCAACATATTGAAAGTGGTTCAGAAGCCCATCTTCCAGTGTTCCCTGGTCGCTACAACACAGGCAGTAGGATAAGCATACCTCCTCCACCAGCACGAATGAATCAGGCCCCTGTACGAGGTGCAGGTGAACTAACTTCCAACAACTTCTCTGAGTCAATTGTTGCTGAAAGCTCAGACAGTTCTCAAAGAAACTACCGTATAAGGATTAGTTCATCAAATGCACAAGATTCTTTCGCATCGGCAGGAACTGCTGTTAGGCATCCTGGGCCACCATCTTCCCAGCTGCCAGCTAGACTTCTACCTGCTGAACATATATTAGACTTGAGGCCAGCACCAGCTGTAGACAATGTATCAGCTCAAGGTCAGCCAATTATGATACATGTGCCTGCTTTACCTCGAAATTTGCAACCATATAGGTGGAATGGGAGCTCTACGTCCAGAAGTGGCAGTTCATCAAGCTCTGCAGGAGAGAGGCAGGTGGTGCAACGTGAAGAGGTGAGACCAAGCATCATGGGAAGAAATGTATCTGAACATCCTATGTTTCTCCCAGCAAATGAGCTGAGGGGTTTGGTTCGCAGTCCATCGAGTAGAGCTTTAGCATCTTCGAACTTGGCCATTCCTGGAAATGTTGCTTCTACATCCAGGGTTGGTTCAAGTTCAGGGGTACATCCCTCTTCTGGACCTTGGATTCCTCCTGAGAGTTCTCCTACACAGTTCCCCAGGAGGTTAACAGAATATGTTCGTAGGCAGTTATTTGCTTCTGCTACAAACGAGTCAGGAGGAAGGACAAGTAATTATTCACAGCGTTCAGGTTCTACTTCTGCCCAGGAGATGGTCCTTTCATCTGGATCTGGCCGCCGAGGGCACCATTTATTGCAACCGAGGTCTGCATTATGGATGGAAAGAAGAGGTGACGGAGGACTTGGTCTTCCCTATTCATTACGAACTTTGGCTTCTTCTGCTGAAGGAAGTGACAATAATAGACTTGTGTCTGAG CACCTTCGTAATGTCTTGGGCCTTGTTCGCAGGGGTGAAAGCTTACGAGTTGAG GATGTGATGATCCTGGACCAATCACTATTTTTTGGAATGGCTGATATTTATGATAGGCACAGGGACATGCGTCTAGACGTTGATAACATGTCGTATGAG GAATTGTTGGCATTGGAAGAGCGTATTGGGAATGTCAATACAGGACTAAACGAAGAGACGATAGTTGCTCGACTGAAACAAAAGAAGCATGTGAATGCTGTTGAGTCACAGGTGGAAGAAGAACCATGCTGTGTTTGTCAG GAGGAATACGTTGAAGGAGAAGACATTGGAACGCTGGAATGCGGGCATGACTTTCACACAGCTTGTATTAAGCAGTGGCTGATGCAGAAGAATCTGTGTCCCATATGCAAAACAACTGGTTTAGCAAGCCGAGAATGA